Proteins encoded by one window of Erysipelothrix rhusiopathiae:
- a CDS encoding Ig-like domain-containing protein, whose translation MNSSFRKAVKIMGVVVAVTCSSVFIEKTPIHAAVVEPVVTKTDSRNVDFNDDWKFKLNVSGTSSPSEIDYDETDWQALSLPHDWSIFFDFDHNSPAQNEGGLLNGGTGWYRKTFVFDKKMEKNVRLNFGGVYMDSTVFVNGKEVGNYPNGYTPFSYDITSYLNQEGPNTIAVKVVNKQPSSRWYSGSGIYRDVSLTYTDDVSIKEYGTTVLTPNLDKEVGKDVTTEVKTTVLNKSKKAEKVKVKTEVVTVDGTSMGKAETEEVEIQAGNEQTLDSAIMVSNPSLWDIDSPVTYRVKTQVLKNNRVVDETVERFGYRYMNWTPSGGFSLNGNDVKFYGVSMHHDQGALGSVANYDAMRRQMEILKDMGVNSVRITHNPADDKLLAIAEDLGLMIIDEAFDTWYGGKKPYDYGRFFDAKATHPEALDGQSWAEYDLKRMVARGKNSPAVIMWSLGNEIGESNSGSAKAIQTIRNLHRWTKEVDDTRYTTMGQDVYRWAPTGGHELISAEVDAVGINYAEDSYKAIRAKHPDWLIYGSETSSATRSRGVYAFPDELRSHDNSAARKYQQSDYGNDHVGWGKTATNSWIPDRDEKGYAGQFIWTGFDYIGEPTPWHNQNQTPPKSSYFGIIDTAGFPKNDFYLYQSQWKDVETDPMVHILPHWNWEKESLLDYNMRTRDGKIPVRIFSNAAKVELFLDGVSLGEKAFVQKTTAYGRPYQEGANAKELYLEWRLDFKPGTLKAIAKDKDGNVIAEDVIKTSKGSAAVELVPEKRVIQNGRDHLSYIHVNVVDENGVMNPNAQNNIIFTLEGNGEIVGVDNGDPASNERYKAQHDGTWQRKAFNGKALVIVKSDGQEGSFKLTAKAENLSEGKTEVFAIEKKPETPSILGFDDVSVFTETHVQPELPKTVNAIYSDGSEKAVDVNWETIEASKLEQPGSFSVKGTVEGVAIPVNATVLVRMITDLIDPVLATPKGTMPSLPSTVIAYYSNGAEVNLPVTWESITDAMIAEAGVLKISGQAHSGGQDYPVFAHITVLEAIAVQENIAIRRPQDTYPIATSSYMSGGDRIERINDGTIAFENRWTNWVNNFGDKQEEWVMLEFEKIETIHQVGIHFFTDNTTKVPASLTIETSVDGVTFTPVVNQSKNNNFVVTSGDVKTEIPIKFDKVDAKFVRLNMTSQMNGDKPRPMGLSELKVIGDTFKIEANSKAELEMIHLDTKPLENFKVDQNVYVVGVPFGKALPVLKGTAKAGSFVNVVQPTRDNNYQGKVRVTSEDGLNSKDYDVTYVVSDPVYDHTILTLDRIEGKTQETIPFKTESLLEDGTAIAPSLLDITYEVVQGDASGIRMNAGLIYLHKEGTYTVKAHVSYGGKTYESNEVSFTVTKNEVQEPIKAFKPVVIRTERSQKIELPKTVTAQYETLFDKDVAVTWDAFDVLRLDEYGTFEIKGRVEGTDIQAVAKVIVEGYVGVESFSLVTPKDKSFKLPLKAKAYHNTGRVDEFNVVWEAFDKENLKTPGTYILKGMVETANTETTLTIRVAAEYEKGDNIAKMWTGSELPAAIASFTNDGPGSNDRVSAMNDAVISYTNTPANRWTNWQAQSREKDWVGIVFADAGTMAPRFVDNFNIGFFEDNGTGYPGSYVIEVLKEGIKPELPTKFGHISSEDSVLNDPNNWVEVQNLKAKPFAYQTMNTLTFDGVETYAVRINMTKQANKKGLAVTEIEVYDRIAKAHQDFTVTLKVDGKDVDAFTQDHNFVYEQKTNNLPSLELQATNNANITAIEIENGMKYVVRAEDGIKTETYTITYDTSIRDARNALVKMISKAKNVEIEGYESLGVQAMQASILKAQTAVEDLNTDVKTLQSLTKLLEKNIDDLVAVGDQIDKARESLQAMIDIAESIDRTLYTDESLAALDKQLSFAKVSYEDDSATTVILDVVTQNLREAIFGLEYRDQTVKGPFDSITMNPKVSFEGSTPITEEAFINALNIQNPDGVAFDIETNFMELVDQNTEGTYAVTVRLIRAQRAFFRMKSNPYVKEFKVDVTIQGESSKPIVTEPKEESVTPEAPTTPPSTLPTTGVGTRNVSSLITLGGLMYVVSLKKKRKQK comes from the coding sequence ATGAATTCGTCATTTAGAAAAGCAGTTAAAATTATGGGGGTGGTGGTAGCTGTGACGTGCTCAAGTGTATTTATTGAAAAAACACCGATCCATGCTGCGGTTGTGGAACCTGTTGTGACTAAAACAGATTCACGCAATGTTGATTTTAACGATGATTGGAAATTTAAATTAAATGTTTCAGGCACATCTAGTCCAAGTGAAATTGACTATGATGAGACAGACTGGCAAGCGTTATCCTTACCTCATGATTGGTCAATCTTTTTTGATTTTGACCATAACTCACCGGCACAAAATGAGGGTGGTTTGTTGAATGGTGGTACAGGTTGGTACCGCAAAACTTTTGTCTTCGATAAAAAGATGGAAAAAAATGTACGCTTAAATTTTGGTGGTGTCTATATGGATTCTACTGTTTTTGTAAACGGTAAAGAAGTTGGAAATTATCCTAATGGTTATACCCCTTTTTCATATGATATAACATCATATCTTAATCAAGAAGGTCCAAATACCATTGCTGTGAAAGTTGTAAATAAACAGCCAAGTAGCCGTTGGTATTCAGGTAGCGGTATCTATCGTGATGTTTCGTTGACCTATACAGATGATGTTTCGATTAAGGAATACGGGACAACAGTCTTAACACCTAACTTAGATAAAGAAGTTGGAAAAGACGTTACAACTGAGGTTAAGACAACTGTTTTAAATAAATCGAAAAAAGCAGAAAAAGTTAAAGTTAAGACAGAAGTTGTAACCGTTGATGGGACATCAATGGGGAAGGCAGAAACTGAAGAAGTCGAAATCCAAGCAGGAAATGAACAAACCTTGGATTCCGCAATTATGGTTTCAAATCCAAGCCTTTGGGATATTGATTCACCGGTAACATATCGCGTTAAAACTCAGGTATTAAAAAACAATCGTGTTGTAGATGAAACGGTAGAACGTTTTGGATATCGTTATATGAACTGGACACCAAGTGGTGGATTTTCATTGAATGGTAATGATGTTAAGTTCTACGGCGTATCAATGCATCACGATCAAGGTGCACTTGGATCTGTCGCAAACTATGATGCTATGCGACGTCAGATGGAAATTCTAAAAGATATGGGTGTAAACTCTGTCCGAATTACACATAACCCAGCTGATGATAAATTACTCGCAATTGCGGAAGATTTAGGTCTTATGATTATTGATGAAGCATTTGACACGTGGTATGGCGGTAAAAAACCATACGACTACGGTCGTTTCTTTGATGCGAAAGCAACGCATCCCGAAGCGCTTGATGGTCAATCATGGGCTGAATATGACTTAAAACGAATGGTTGCTCGTGGTAAAAATTCACCAGCAGTTATTATGTGGTCACTCGGTAATGAAATTGGTGAATCCAATAGCGGTAGTGCAAAAGCAATTCAAACGATTCGTAATCTACATCGTTGGACGAAAGAAGTTGATGATACACGTTACACAACCATGGGACAAGATGTTTATCGTTGGGCTCCTACAGGAGGACATGAACTTATTAGTGCTGAGGTTGATGCTGTAGGGATCAACTATGCAGAAGATTCATATAAAGCAATCCGTGCAAAACACCCAGATTGGTTGATCTATGGATCGGAAACATCATCCGCTACACGTAGTCGTGGGGTTTACGCATTCCCAGATGAATTACGTTCACACGACAACAGTGCAGCGCGTAAATACCAACAATCTGATTACGGGAATGATCATGTAGGTTGGGGTAAAACCGCAACCAATTCATGGATTCCAGATCGTGATGAAAAAGGGTATGCAGGACAATTTATTTGGACTGGATTTGATTATATTGGTGAACCAACACCATGGCATAACCAGAATCAAACCCCACCGAAATCTTCTTACTTTGGTATTATCGATACCGCAGGATTCCCTAAAAATGATTTCTACCTTTACCAAAGTCAATGGAAGGATGTTGAAACAGATCCAATGGTTCACATCTTACCGCACTGGAACTGGGAAAAAGAATCGTTATTAGATTACAACATGAGAACACGTGATGGAAAAATTCCAGTACGTATCTTCTCAAATGCCGCAAAAGTTGAACTGTTCTTAGATGGTGTTTCACTTGGCGAAAAAGCATTTGTTCAAAAAACAACAGCGTATGGACGTCCATATCAGGAAGGTGCAAACGCTAAAGAATTATACTTAGAATGGCGTTTGGATTTTAAACCAGGAACATTAAAAGCGATTGCTAAAGATAAAGATGGTAATGTCATCGCTGAAGATGTGATTAAAACATCGAAAGGTTCTGCAGCAGTTGAGTTAGTGCCTGAAAAACGTGTAATTCAAAATGGACGTGATCACTTATCATACATTCATGTGAATGTAGTTGATGAAAATGGTGTTATGAATCCGAATGCACAAAACAATATTATCTTTACCCTTGAAGGGAATGGAGAAATTGTTGGGGTTGATAACGGTGATCCAGCAAGTAATGAACGCTATAAAGCACAACATGATGGAACATGGCAACGAAAAGCCTTTAATGGTAAAGCGCTTGTGATTGTTAAATCGGATGGGCAAGAAGGTTCATTTAAACTTACAGCTAAAGCAGAAAACTTATCTGAAGGTAAAACAGAAGTCTTCGCAATTGAGAAGAAACCTGAAACACCTAGTATTTTAGGGTTTGATGATGTTTCAGTCTTTACCGAAACACATGTTCAACCCGAATTACCGAAAACAGTAAATGCTATTTATTCAGATGGTTCTGAAAAAGCGGTAGATGTAAATTGGGAAACCATTGAAGCATCCAAACTTGAACAACCTGGATCATTTAGCGTAAAAGGAACTGTAGAAGGTGTAGCAATACCGGTTAACGCAACAGTATTGGTGCGTATGATTACAGATCTCATAGATCCAGTTCTGGCAACACCTAAAGGTACAATGCCAAGCTTGCCTTCAACCGTTATTGCCTATTATTCTAACGGGGCAGAAGTTAACCTTCCTGTTACATGGGAATCCATTACCGATGCCATGATTGCGGAAGCAGGTGTACTTAAGATTTCAGGTCAAGCACATTCAGGTGGTCAAGATTATCCCGTATTTGCACACATTACGGTATTAGAAGCGATTGCCGTTCAAGAAAATATTGCTATTCGTCGTCCTCAAGATACTTATCCGATTGCGACAAGTTCCTATATGAGCGGTGGCGATCGTATTGAACGCATCAATGATGGAACGATTGCATTTGAAAATCGATGGACAAACTGGGTTAATAATTTTGGTGATAAGCAAGAAGAATGGGTAATGTTAGAGTTTGAAAAGATTGAAACGATTCATCAAGTAGGCATTCATTTCTTTACAGACAATACTACGAAAGTACCGGCTTCTTTAACCATTGAAACCAGTGTTGATGGTGTAACGTTCACACCGGTTGTTAACCAAAGTAAAAACAATAACTTTGTAGTAACATCTGGTGATGTTAAAACAGAAATTCCAATTAAATTTGATAAGGTTGATGCGAAATTTGTTCGTCTCAACATGACGTCTCAAATGAACGGTGATAAACCAAGACCCATGGGTCTATCTGAATTAAAAGTAATTGGTGATACCTTTAAGATTGAAGCCAATTCAAAAGCAGAATTAGAAATGATTCATCTTGATACAAAACCATTAGAGAACTTTAAAGTTGATCAAAATGTTTATGTTGTGGGTGTACCATTTGGAAAAGCACTTCCTGTACTTAAAGGAACTGCGAAAGCAGGATCTTTTGTGAATGTAGTGCAACCAACTCGCGATAATAACTATCAAGGTAAAGTACGTGTAACATCAGAAGATGGACTTAATTCAAAAGATTACGATGTAACTTATGTTGTATCAGATCCAGTATATGATCATACAATACTGACACTTGATCGCATTGAAGGAAAGACACAAGAAACAATTCCATTTAAAACAGAAAGTTTATTAGAAGATGGCACTGCCATTGCACCATCACTTCTTGATATTACCTATGAAGTAGTTCAAGGCGATGCATCTGGAATTCGTATGAATGCGGGCTTAATCTACTTACATAAAGAAGGAACATATACTGTTAAAGCACATGTTTCCTACGGTGGTAAAACATACGAAAGTAACGAAGTAAGCTTTACAGTAACGAAAAATGAAGTGCAAGAACCGATTAAAGCGTTTAAACCTGTTGTCATTCGAACAGAACGTAGTCAAAAGATTGAGCTTCCAAAAACTGTTACTGCACAATATGAAACACTCTTTGATAAAGATGTTGCCGTAACATGGGATGCATTTGATGTGTTACGACTTGACGAATACGGAACCTTTGAAATTAAAGGTCGCGTAGAAGGTACAGATATACAAGCTGTGGCTAAAGTCATCGTTGAGGGATATGTTGGTGTAGAAAGCTTTAGTCTGGTTACACCGAAGGACAAATCCTTTAAATTACCACTCAAAGCGAAGGCATACCATAATACAGGTCGTGTTGATGAATTTAATGTCGTTTGGGAAGCATTTGATAAAGAAAATCTAAAAACACCGGGTACATATATCCTTAAGGGTATGGTTGAAACCGCAAATACTGAAACGACACTAACCATTCGTGTAGCAGCAGAATATGAGAAGGGCGATAATATCGCTAAAATGTGGACTGGATCAGAACTTCCAGCAGCAATTGCATCCTTTACAAATGATGGACCCGGATCAAATGACCGCGTAAGTGCAATGAATGATGCAGTCATATCGTATACGAATACTCCAGCAAACCGTTGGACAAACTGGCAAGCCCAAAGTCGCGAAAAAGACTGGGTAGGGATTGTCTTTGCAGACGCAGGTACTATGGCACCACGCTTCGTTGATAACTTTAATATTGGATTCTTTGAAGACAATGGAACTGGATATCCAGGATCCTATGTAATTGAAGTTCTTAAAGAAGGCATTAAGCCAGAATTACCAACAAAATTTGGTCATATCAGCAGTGAGGATTCAGTGCTCAATGATCCAAATAATTGGGTTGAGGTTCAAAACTTAAAGGCGAAACCATTTGCTTATCAAACAATGAATACCTTAACGTTTGATGGCGTTGAAACGTATGCAGTACGTATTAACATGACAAAACAAGCCAATAAAAAAGGTCTTGCAGTTACGGAAATTGAAGTTTATGACCGTATCGCAAAAGCACATCAAGACTTTACAGTAACACTAAAAGTTGATGGTAAAGACGTCGATGCCTTTACGCAAGATCATAATTTTGTATATGAACAAAAAACAAACAATCTTCCATCACTTGAACTGCAAGCAACAAATAACGCAAACATTACCGCTATTGAAATCGAAAACGGTATGAAATATGTTGTGAGAGCAGAAGATGGTATTAAAACAGAAACCTATACGATTACCTATGACACAAGCATTCGTGATGCACGCAATGCTTTAGTGAAAATGATTTCAAAAGCTAAAAATGTTGAAATTGAAGGCTATGAAAGTCTTGGTGTACAAGCAATGCAAGCATCAATTCTTAAAGCACAAACTGCAGTTGAAGATTTAAATACAGATGTGAAAACCCTTCAAAGTCTAACGAAACTACTGGAAAAAAATATTGATGATCTTGTAGCCGTGGGCGATCAAATTGATAAGGCACGTGAATCCTTACAAGCGATGATTGATATTGCGGAAAGCATCGATCGGACACTTTATACAGATGAAAGTCTTGCTGCTTTAGATAAACAACTATCGTTTGCGAAAGTAAGTTACGAAGATGATTCCGCAACAACAGTTATTCTTGACGTTGTTACCCAAAATCTTCGTGAAGCAATCTTTGGATTAGAGTATCGAGATCAAACTGTAAAAGGTCCTTTTGATTCGATTACGATGAATCCAAAGGTATCATTTGAAGGATCAACACCGATTACTGAAGAAGCATTTATCAATGCTTTAAATATTCAAAACCCAGATGGTGTTGCCTTTGATATTGAAACAAACTTTATGGAACTTGTAGATCAAAATACAGAAGGAACCTATGCAGTTACGGTTCGACTCATTCGGGCACAACGTGCATTCTTCCGTATGAAGTCCAATCCATATGTTAAAGAATTTAAAGTAGATGTTACGATTCAAGGTGAAAGTAGTAAACCAATTGTTACGGAACCAAAAGAAGAATCCGTTACACCTGAAGCACCAACAACACCACCATCGACATTACCAACGACAGGTGTCGGTACACGAAATGTATCAAGCCTTATTACTCTTGGTGGGTTAATGTATGTTGTTAGTCTTAAAAAGAAACGTAAACAGAAATAA
- a CDS encoding GNAT family N-acetyltransferase, with the protein MKKVNIDDLRNHQFQDAFIEYFQEFGYQIPENDVFFETMNNEQDNKVLAYEADGKLIAFIMFRLERFTNWFFSEEVVFVRELWVKKSYRNTGMASKLLIEVEAFAQRNQRFKLILTTDSADDLYLKNGYILDQSYTAKNNYSVYIKYLPFR; encoded by the coding sequence ATGAAAAAAGTAAATATTGATGATTTACGCAATCATCAGTTTCAGGATGCATTTATTGAATATTTTCAGGAATTTGGGTATCAGATTCCTGAAAACGATGTGTTTTTTGAAACCATGAATAATGAACAAGATAATAAAGTACTAGCATACGAAGCAGATGGTAAGCTTATTGCATTTATAATGTTTAGGTTGGAGAGATTTACAAACTGGTTTTTTAGTGAAGAGGTGGTATTTGTAAGGGAACTTTGGGTAAAAAAATCCTATCGAAACACGGGTATGGCTTCAAAATTACTTATTGAAGTGGAAGCATTTGCTCAAAGAAATCAACGATTTAAATTGATCCTAACAACTGATTCTGCAGATGATTTGTACTTGAAAAATGGCTATATACTGGATCAAAGTTATACCGCTAAAAACAATTATTCTGTATACATCAAGTACCTACCGTTTAGATAA
- a CDS encoding TIGR02206 family membrane protein: MNRLIENLYFSQNPFNIYSPIHILMLVLVGICVGLLIKKREEIAAGGYQSLRWIFLGLYFIQQVLLYSWYGMNQQLTLNDALPLYPCRILQIMTIILLITKQERIYEVLGLLGIPAAVTALILADTSGFSFPNAMFIQFFVGHSMMILVPLYMKYRYHFSIQESATVGVIKMVGGYFVVVSFINHLLHTNYGYVSAPPSALSFLNGVPSIIYTCGYFMIYVGVVLIGSKIATHEEEDIILTIES, from the coding sequence ATGAATCGATTAATTGAAAATTTATACTTTAGTCAAAATCCTTTCAATATCTACTCTCCCATTCATATCTTGATGTTAGTTTTGGTGGGAATTTGTGTAGGATTATTGATTAAAAAACGTGAAGAGATTGCAGCGGGTGGATATCAATCCTTACGTTGGATTTTCCTTGGACTGTATTTTATCCAACAAGTTCTGCTTTATAGTTGGTATGGCATGAATCAGCAACTAACGTTGAATGATGCGCTGCCTCTTTATCCTTGTCGGATCTTACAGATCATGACGATTATCCTCTTAATTACGAAACAGGAGCGTATTTATGAAGTCCTGGGACTTCTTGGAATCCCGGCAGCTGTGACTGCGTTAATTCTCGCAGATACAAGTGGTTTTAGTTTTCCAAATGCAATGTTTATCCAATTCTTTGTAGGACATTCGATGATGATCTTGGTTCCCTTGTATATGAAGTATCGCTATCATTTTTCAATCCAGGAAAGTGCAACGGTAGGCGTTATTAAAATGGTTGGAGGCTATTTTGTTGTTGTAAGTTTCATCAATCATTTACTCCATACTAATTACGGTTATGTATCTGCACCACCATCAGCCTTGAGTTTTCTAAATGGTGTACCAAGTATTATTTATACATGTGGTTATTTCATGATTTATGTTGGTGTTGTACTTATTGGAAGCAAGATTGCAACACATGAAGAAGAAGATATTATTCTTACAATTGAATCCTAA
- a CDS encoding MFS transporter produces MKNKTILRTYFSFFLSGIFILGIGAIMPDLITNLNLSYSDAGTLLSMFAVGNLLSNFISPFVSERFGNKIAIGILAALVPLSFLSIVVFTDSIRKILWLGFILMGIGRGAVSILSNAIVNDLSDNKSRDMNMLHTIFAIGAGLASFVIIGLKKIGFDFNQLILFLTAITTISWINYLTMDLDLKGQQKSTTVVETQKLDFAFFAVAFVMFFYLGLENTINGWFMTYLKSMNILSDAFAATLVSLTWIMIMIGRLITAFISQKVKGTKLVLIYTIGAALAFFGLVSTMNPVIITISILGLGLCLAGIYPTSIANTSKYVIGNQKRLALLLTCAALGGIITPQIIGSIADRTSMVFAINVLAINAIAMVVFAFISDRKLK; encoded by the coding sequence ATGAAAAACAAAACAATCTTAAGAACCTACTTTAGTTTCTTCTTAAGTGGGATCTTTATCCTAGGTATTGGCGCAATTATGCCAGACCTTATTACAAACTTGAATTTATCATACAGTGATGCAGGAACCTTGCTCTCAATGTTTGCCGTAGGTAACCTACTCTCAAACTTTATCAGTCCCTTCGTATCCGAACGATTTGGAAATAAAATTGCGATTGGAATCCTTGCTGCTCTTGTACCATTGAGTTTTTTATCCATCGTTGTGTTTACAGATTCAATCCGTAAAATACTATGGCTCGGCTTTATTTTAATGGGTATTGGTCGTGGTGCTGTAAGTATCTTAAGTAATGCAATCGTAAATGATTTAAGTGATAACAAATCACGAGACATGAATATGCTTCATACGATCTTCGCTATCGGTGCAGGACTTGCATCATTTGTAATCATCGGCTTAAAGAAAATCGGGTTTGATTTTAACCAACTCATTTTATTTTTAACAGCCATTACAACAATTTCATGGATTAACTATCTTACAATGGATCTTGATTTAAAGGGACAACAAAAATCTACAACTGTTGTGGAAACACAAAAACTAGACTTTGCATTCTTCGCAGTTGCATTTGTAATGTTCTTCTATCTTGGACTTGAAAATACCATTAATGGTTGGTTTATGACTTACCTAAAGAGTATGAATATTCTATCGGATGCTTTTGCAGCAACACTTGTTTCCTTAACATGGATTATGATCATGATTGGTCGTTTAATCACTGCATTTATTTCTCAAAAAGTTAAAGGAACAAAATTAGTTCTAATTTACACAATTGGAGCTGCACTCGCATTCTTCGGACTTGTTTCAACTATGAATCCTGTAATTATTACAATTTCAATTCTGGGTCTTGGCTTATGTCTTGCCGGAATCTACCCTACAAGTATTGCGAATACATCAAAATATGTTATTGGTAATCAAAAACGCTTAGCCTTGCTCTTAACATGTGCCGCTTTAGGTGGAATTATTACACCTCAAATCATTGGTTCAATCGCTGATCGTACAAGTATGGTCTTCGCAATTAATGTGCTAGCGATTAATGCAATCGCAATGGTTGTATTTGCGTTTATATCTGATCGTAAATTAAAATAA
- a CDS encoding CobW family GTP-binding protein produces MIPITIISGFLGSGKTTFINQILREFQEDTIGLIINEIGSVNLDKAFIKYDQDRIFEINSACLCCVDDREFERAILDLKMQFELQEMQLKSIIIETSGLAEVNPLIQTILKSQPIQKQFFLNEIITLVDAINGEQTLENYRESLEQIAFADRIYITKATSTPYSLLGKLKAINPLAPVSLLKQDQTYLHLLSEDRFDASHTKYASLSQSVLDQAKETKHHRHSHVDTLTLYAENPLSFSDFKDWLVELVELMGHDLLRYKGILSVEGLEASIVVQGVGSTFMIDYGDEIDGFRSHFVVIGRNINVDKIQTSFKALERHKE; encoded by the coding sequence ATGATACCAATTACGATTATTTCAGGCTTTTTAGGATCGGGTAAAACAACATTCATCAATCAAATACTACGCGAGTTTCAAGAGGATACCATCGGTTTGATTATTAATGAAATTGGATCGGTAAACTTGGATAAGGCTTTTATTAAGTACGATCAAGATCGTATTTTTGAAATTAATAGTGCTTGCTTGTGTTGTGTTGATGATCGTGAGTTTGAACGTGCCATTTTAGATTTAAAAATGCAATTCGAATTACAGGAAATGCAGTTAAAATCTATCATTATTGAAACAAGTGGCCTTGCGGAAGTGAATCCATTAATCCAAACAATTTTAAAATCACAACCCATTCAAAAACAGTTCTTTTTAAATGAAATTATCACCCTTGTGGATGCGATAAATGGGGAACAAACACTTGAAAATTATCGCGAATCTTTAGAACAAATTGCCTTTGCAGATCGCATCTATATTACGAAAGCAACATCAACACCTTATTCTTTATTGGGAAAACTTAAAGCGATTAATCCACTGGCTCCCGTTTCACTTTTAAAACAAGATCAAACGTATTTACATCTTCTAAGTGAAGATCGTTTTGATGCATCGCATACCAAGTATGCGTCACTGAGCCAATCTGTTTTAGATCAAGCAAAAGAAACGAAGCATCACCGTCATTCTCATGTTGATACTTTAACGCTTTATGCAGAAAATCCACTTTCATTTTCGGATTTTAAAGATTGGTTGGTAGAGCTTGTCGAATTAATGGGCCATGATTTGCTTCGTTACAAAGGAATTTTATCTGTAGAGGGACTTGAAGCATCCATCGTGGTTCAAGGTGTCGGAAGTACCTTTATGATTGACTATGGCGATGAAATTGATGGTTTCCGCAGTCATTTCGTGGTCATTGGCCGTAATATAAATGTCGATAAGATTCAAACATCATTTAAAGCGCTAGAGCGTCATAAGGAGTAG
- a CDS encoding biotin/lipoate A/B protein ligase family protein, with translation MKGIVIDEIGQVEDAFVSTAIDAYSLKNVAEDEMILHLFQHQGINMGVDDVRMDDFDKGLDFYRAHDLPVTIRNSGGRSIVADEGVLNMSLIFHTSKSMNENYQFYGDFIRDALKPISNEIEIYKVEGAYCPGDTDMSIKGQKFCGTAQRRSGSRTSMVCYISVCGDQLRRGELVRNFYSQCHGDVVNVNPHAMQSLDILTGFALTPRYIGDLLIHALAQYCESVEGRKLEDLDVQGFQEAKDRTREHNQRLLP, from the coding sequence ATGAAGGGAATTGTTATTGATGAAATTGGACAAGTTGAAGATGCTTTTGTATCAACCGCAATTGATGCATATTCTTTAAAAAATGTTGCGGAAGATGAGATGATTCTACATCTTTTTCAACACCAAGGTATAAATATGGGCGTTGATGACGTACGGATGGATGATTTCGACAAAGGTTTAGACTTTTATCGTGCACACGATCTTCCGGTTACAATTCGTAACTCAGGAGGTCGATCGATTGTAGCAGATGAAGGCGTTTTAAATATGTCGCTTATTTTTCATACCTCGAAGTCTATGAATGAGAACTATCAGTTTTATGGTGACTTTATTCGTGATGCACTGAAGCCGATTTCTAATGAAATCGAAATTTATAAAGTTGAGGGTGCCTATTGTCCTGGCGATACGGATATGAGTATCAAAGGTCAAAAGTTTTGCGGTACTGCCCAACGGCGATCAGGTTCTCGAACTTCTATGGTATGTTATATCAGTGTTTGTGGTGATCAATTACGTCGTGGTGAACTTGTCCGTAATTTTTATTCACAATGCCATGGTGATGTGGTAAATGTGAATCCACATGCGATGCAATCTTTGGATATTCTTACGGGTTTTGCGTTAACGCCCCGTTATATTGGTGATCTTCTAATCCACGCCTTAGCGCAGTATTGTGAGAGTGTTGAAGGGCGGAAATTGGAAGATTTGGATGTTCAAGGCTTTCAAGAAGCGAAGGATCGTACACGTGAGCATAATCAAAGACTGTTACCGTAA